TTTTAAGCAAACTTGCCAAAACTTAATTCAAGCGGATTCACCACCTAAGCAAATTTTAATTGATTTCCAAAATACTACTTTTATGGATAGTAGTGGTTTAGGTTCTCTAGTGAGTAATTTTAAAAATTCGAGAGAATTGGGAATTAAGGTAACACTGCGTCATGTTACTCCCCAAGTCATGGCAGTTTTAAATCTGACGGGATTAGATCAGGTGTTTCCCATTGAGTCACTCCACAACCTCACACTAATCGCAACGGATAACTTTACAGACTCAGGAAAAAATAATTCTCGAAAAGGAGATCCACTTCCTCAAACTCATAATTCCGTGGCATCTTGGATGAAACGGGCCATTGATATTGTTGGAGCATTAGTTGGATTAGTAATTACATTTATTTTGTTTATTCCCATCGCAATTACCATTCAAATTGACAATCCTGGTCCGATTTTCTTTAAGCAAACCCGTTGTGGTTGGATGGGTAAGCGGTTTGCTATTTGGAAATTTCGGTCTATGTGTGTAGATGCCGAAGCTAGAAAATCCCAAATCAAAAATCAAGTGGAAGGAGCTTTCTTTAAAAATGATAATGACCCTAGAATTACTAAAGTAGGTAAATTTTTACGCCGTACCAGTCTCGATGAACTACCTCAATTTTGGAATGTTCTCAAAGGGGAAATGAGTTTAGTCGGGACTCGTCCACCTACACCTGATGAGGTAGAACGCTACGAAGTACCAGAATGGCAACGTTTTGATGTTAAACCTGGTATGACTGGTGAATGGCAGGTTAATGGACGCTCTACAGTTCGGAGTTTTGAAGATGTGATTCGTTTAGATTTGCAGTATCAGCAAAATTGGACTTTAGTTTACGATTTAAAGTTAATTTTCAAAACTATCACCATTTTGTTTAATAAAAACAGTGGGGCTGTTTAATAAATTCCTGTTCCTTGGTTATCTACGGCTAAACTCAATTTACCAAATTTATCTATTCAATTTACCCAAGTCACAAATCGGCTTGGGCTTATTTTTATGCAAGGGAATAGGAAACTAGTAGTCTGTCAAATAAATTTTGACGGATCAGAAACGAACCACGAAGGAACGAAGGACACGAAGGAAGAAGGAAGAAGGAAGAAGGAATCATCAATATGGCAGCGAATGAACCCGTCAATTAGTTGTTGACAGGCTACTAGTCCGCCCATAAAAGGCGGTTTTGCTACTCTCTTTGAAAAATAAGAATTTTTTCGCTTACTAGGGGGAGGCTGAAAACTTTGCTTTGTGGCTAATTTTTTGCTTTCGTTCCCCGCTTCCTGTTCCCTTTGTTCATAAAGTGATCAACTGTAGAATATGTTACTATTCAGAGAAAACCTATTCACACAATTGCAGTTCAGTTATTTGTAAGCAAGTTGAATAAGTAGTTAGTTCGATGAAAAAAGCATCCGAGGTTGAATGACTAAATCTTTTCAAAGAAATTTCCCATTGACGAAAAGCCCTGTTACCAGACTTAAACCTGACACAGAAGAGACAAGTGAAAATTTGGCTCTCACCGTTGCCGAAGCGGCTTTAGACCGCAAAGCCGTAGAAATTATTTTGCTCAACGTGGCAGAAATTTCCTCCTTGTCTGATTACTTTGTGATGATGACCGGATATTCTAAGGTACAGGTCAGAGCGATCGCTGATGCAATTGAAGGACAAGTTGAAATTGAGTGGCAACGACGACCCCTAAGAACCGAAGGAAAAGCGGACGGAACTTGGGTACTCCAAGATTATGGTGATGTTATCGTCCATATCATGATGCCAAGGGAACGGGAGTTTTATAATTTAGAAGCGTTCTGGGGACACGCGGAACGTATTTCCCTACCAAACTCCGATGATACTGAGGGTTAACCGATATGATGCGATCCTCCCTTGAGAATTGCCCAGTTCCGACAGAACAACAACCGCTGAATGAGTACGAAGAATTAAAAAATGCCTGGCTATTTCGAGATAGTACCTTAAGCTGGGGCAACTACACCAAGAAAATTTTTTGGATTTGGGCTTGGTCCTGGTTAATAGCCGGACCGGTAGCAGCGGCCAGCTTTCCTCCACAAAAGCAGATTTTTAATTTTCTGATTTGTGGCTCTGGTGCTGCTAGTGTAAGTGTAGTGCTGGTATTGGTGCGGTTATATTTAGGTTGGTTCTATGTGCGCGATCGCCTTTACAATCCCACCGTATTTTATGAAGAATCTGGTTGGTACGATGGACAAACTTGGACAAAACCCCAAGAAGTCATCAGCCGCGATCGCTTAATTGTTACCTACGAAATTAAACCCATTTTCCAACGCCTGCAAATTACCTTTGCTGCCTTGGCTCTTATGTATCTTATGGGTACTATAGTGTGGCATTTTTTATAAATAGTCATTAGTTATTAGTCATTAGTTATTAGTCATTGGTAAAACAACTGACAACTGACAACTGACAACTGACAACTGACAACTGACAACTGACAACTGACAATTGACAACTGACAACTGACCACTGACAACTGACCACTGACCACTGACAATTCACAAAATAGATATAAACCCATGACAATGGGAAAACGAACTCAAGCCGCAGCACTGGAAGTCCGGTTGCTGCGTGAAGGCATTATCGAATCTCGGCATATAGTCCAGGCTGTAGTTAGCGATGACCGGGGACGGGTACTTTCCGTTGCTGGTAGCGCTGAAACTGCTGCATTTGTCCGTTCAGCCCTTAAACCATTTCAAGCACTGGCTGTCACTAGCACAGGCACATTAGAACGCTATGGTTTAAGTGATAGAGACTTAGCAATTATCACCAGTTCCCATAAAGCCAGCATGGAACAGGTGAGACAGGTATTTAACATTCTGTGGCGAGCAGATATTGACATAAATTCTCTGCAATGCCCGATTCCTCAAGGCAAGCGTAGTCCTCTAGAATATAATTGCTCTGGTAAACACGCGGGAATGTTAGCAGTTTGTCAGCAACGCCATTGGCCGTTAACTAACTATTTGGATCGCAAACACCCACTCCAACAGTTAATTATCACCAAAGTAGCAGAATTGCTGCGAATGCCCGCAGAAGAATTTCTCACGGCTCATGATGACTGTGGCGCACCTACATATTTGATGCAACTCAGTCAAATGGCCTCTTTATATGCAATCCTGGCTTCCAGTAATAATGTGGACATGGAACGCATTGTCCGCGCCATGAATCATCATCCGACAATGGTGGCTGGAGACGGGGAATTTGATACAGAATTGATGCGCCTAACTCCTAGCGAGTTGGTGAGTAAATCTGGGGCGGAAGGGGTCCAGTGCATTGGCCGACTCGGTGAAGGTATGGGATTAGCTATTAAAGTTATGGATGGCTCAAAACGCGCTAAATATGCTGTAGCTATTCACGTCCTCCAACAAATGGGTTGGATTACTCCCAGTATTGCCCAAAGCCTGTCCGAGAAGTTTATGAACCTAGGGAAATACAAGCGTTTGGAAGTAATTGGAGAATTATCGCTTTTATAGTTGACAAACTTTTGACTTCGCGCTATATTAAAGAAGTCGAGAGAAACGCGACGAAAGCGACGCGGGATAGAGCAGCCTGGTAGCTCGTCGGGCTCATAACCCGAAGGTCAGTGGTTCAAATCCACTTCCCGCCACCAAATAAAAAAAATAAGTCCCTGTAATCTTCCAAGGTTATGGGGATTTATTTTATGAAAACAGAATGTAGGGGCGCAGGGCCTGCGCCCAGTCAGAAATCAGAATTAATTCTTCTAAATAAAAAAATATCCCAAAATTTCTGGTGGTGCGGGCCGAAAAGTCCCCTAATAATACAAGGAGGGACCAGATGCCCATCCCACAAGATTGGATAATTTTTTTGTGGAGTTCTCTAATCACAATAGGAACGGGGAGACAAAGGTAGAGAATTCAGGCGAAATTCTGCTAGATATTTCTCTAAAATCTGAAATTGGGAAGTATTTAAGCTGTAATAAATCCAGCGTCCTTCTTGACGCGCAGTTACTAAGTTCGCTTCTTTGAGAGTTTTGAGATGAAAAGAAAGTTTTGACTGACTTATTTCTAAAGCATCACATAAATCACATACACACAGTTCACGTTGACGCAATAGTTCTATAACGCTGATTCTAATGGGATCTGATAGGGCATGAAAGCCCCCTGCAATTAAGATGTGGGAAGCAACTGGCATTATTTTAAATTAAAAATTCAACTTGGGTAATAGGTACTTACTTGTGTTCATTATGACGCAGAACCTTTGGCTGGAGATTTATTATCCAAGTTGTTTGTTACTTGCTTCTATGTTTACATCATAATTTTGACAAAGGTTGATGAGTTTTACTTTGATGAGCGATCGCACATTCTCTGGTACAACTACAATACAATCAGATGAATATTCCATAATTTCCCGAATAAACCAAAATGTATTCACTACTTGTCTAATGACTCGTTTTACCTCTGGTTTGTCTGGTATTCATGCTACTATTTTATCCTCTGGTTTGGTTTGATAGGCAAATGCTAGATTGTTTAATAGGTGGATATTAACGGTCGGATCAAATACAATCGAGAGGGCGGGGAAACCCCGCCCCTACAGGGTTTGTAATTTAATAACTGTATCTTATCTAAGTGCATACCGCTATATGTACTGAAGAGCCATAACTTCTACTTTTATTGCCACCACCTTACCTATTTTATGGTTTTAAACTTAAGTTAATGATTACCAGGAAATAAGACTATGGATATTATCGAAATCATTAAATCTGATTATCAAAGATTTCCTCTAAATCAAACTTACAGCATTTATGCAAATGATGTTTATTTTCAAGATGCTGTTTTCAAATTTCGAGGGATTGAACTTTATAAATGGATGATTAAATTCATTCAAACTGTTTTTCTCAACCTCAAACTAGATTTACATCAAATCCAATCTCAGGAAGAAATTATTAAAACTGAATGGACAATGAGTTGGAATTCTCCCTTACCCTGGAAACCGCGCATTTCCGTTTCTGGTTGGAGTGAATTACGTCTGAATGCTGAGGGTTTAATTGTCTCCCACATTGATTATTGGCACTGTTCTCGTTTAGATGTGATCAAACAGCATTTCTTTTCTGGGAAAAAACCATCATAATGTGAATAAATGTAAACAAACTTCAGGCAGTAAGGAATTATTGATGCGAGTAATTTTAATGACAGGGAAAGGTGGCGTGGGTAAAACCTCCGTTGCCGCAGCCACTGGACTCCGTTGTGCAGAACTGGGCTATCGGACATTGGTTTTAAGTACAGACCCCGCCCACTCCCTTGCAGATAGCTTTGACGTGGAATTAGGCCATGATGCCCGTCTAGTTCGTCCTAATTTGTGGGGTGCAGAATTAGATGCACTGCAAGAATTAGAAGGTAATTGGGGGGCTGTGAAACGCTACATTACCCAAGTTTTACAAGCCAGAGGTTTAGACGGCATACAAGCGGAAGAATTAGCAATTTTACCAGGCATGGATGAAATTTTTGGCTTGGTAAGAATGAAACGTCATTATGATGAGGGGGAATATGATGTGTTAATTATTGACTCTGCCCCCACTGGTACAGCATTACGACTGTTAAGTTTGCCTGAAGTTGGCGGTTGGTATATGCGTCGTTTTTACAAACCTTTGCAAAATATTTCCGTTGCCCTCAGACCACTTGTAGAACCTTTCTTCAAACCTATTGTTGGTTTTTCTTTACCAGATAAAGAGGTAATGGACGCACCTTATGAGTTTTATGAGCAAATTGAAGCTTTGGAAAAAGTTTTAACTGATAATACTCAAACTTCAGTCCGGTTAGTTACCAATCCCGAAAAGATGGTAATTAAAGAATCTCTTCGCGCTCATGCCTATTTGAGTTTGTATAATGTCGCTACAGATTTAGTTATTGCTAACCGGATTATTCCCCCAGAAGTTACAGATCCATTTTTCCAACGGTGGAAGGAAAATCAAGAAGAATACCGTCAACAAATTCATGACAATTTCTTACCTTTGCCAGTGAAAGAAGTACCTCTATACTCTGAAGAACTATGTGGTTTACCAGCTTTGGAAAGATTGAAAGAAACTCTGTACAAAGATGAAGATCCCGCTCAAGTTTATTATAAAGAAACAACTCTCAGAGTTGTCCAAGATAATAACCAATACAGTTTAGAACTCTATTTACCCAATATTCCCAAAAGCCAAGTTCAATTGAATAAAACTGGAGATGAATTAAACATTACTATTGGTAATCATCGCCGTAATTTAGTATTACCGCAAGCTTTAGCTGCACTGCAACCAACAGGAGCAAAAATGGAAGATGATTATCTGAAAATTCGCTTTGCTTAATAGGTGAATTCTATCTAACCAAATGAGTTGGGTTGACGCAAGAAAACCCAACATATTAGTTTTTTATTATTTATAGAGAGTTTGCAATTCAATCGTGCATCTATCCAAATTATCATTATCACTGGAAAAATGCTTATCTATCAAAGCTGGAACTTGTTCGGCTTGAATTTTACTATAACGAGTTTTATCTGGCATAACTAAATTTGGACCGGATTTACAATTTTTCATACAGCCAGTTCCTTTAATAGTAACTGAATTTTCTAAACTGCTGTTTCTTAACTCCGATTCCAAAGCTTGACACAAAGCTTTACCACCACGTTTCATACAATCAGATTTTTGACAAACCAGAATTGTTTGTGTTTTAGCTAGTTTCGTTGTAGCTGGATTTTGTGGTGCAACTTTCCCCATATCAGCACTTGCAGCCATAACTCGTTCTGCTACCAATGTTACCTGATCTTTTTTCGCGTTGTATTGTTTTGTTCCCACAACTTGCAGCCAAGTACCTTTGGGTAAACGCAAATCAAAAGCACTCCGTAAATGTTTGGCTAATTTTATATAACATTCACCTTCAGAAGTTCCTAATAACAGCCCTTTTAGCTTATATCCATCCTTAATCACAAAATCCAAAAATCTGCCTTCAAAACAAAATTCCGTTACTGCTGCGTTAGTAGATATACTCATGGTTCAACTTCGCTCACTATAAATAATGGTTAAGAATCAGAAGTAAAAAAAATCATCATCACAAAAATCACAAGAATCAAAAAAATCACAGTTCCGACGTTTTCTCCTTCACTATAAATAATGGTTAAGAGTCAGAAGTAAAAAAATCAAAATCACAAAAATCACAAGAATCAAAAAAATCACAGTTCCGACGTTTTCTCCTTCACTATAAATAATGGTTAAGAATCAGAAGTAAAAAAAATCATCATCACAAAAATCACAAGAATCAAAAAAATCACAGTTCCGACGTTTTCTCATTCACTATAAATAATGGTTAAGAGTTCAGAAGTAAAAAAAATCATCATCACAAAAATCACAAGAATCAAAAAAATCACAGTTCCGACGTTTTCTCATTCACTATAAATAATGGTTAAGAGTCAGAAGTAAAAAAAATCATCATCACAAAAATCACAAGAATCAAAAAAATCACAGTTCCGACGTTTTCTCATTCACTATAAATAATGGTTAAGAGTCAGAAGTAAAAAAAATCATCATCACAAAAATCACAAGAATCAAAAAAATCACAGTTCCGACGTTTTCTCCTTCACTATAAATAATGGTTAAGAGTCAGAAGTAAAAAAATCATCATCACAAAAATCACAAGAATCAAAAAAATCACAGTTCCGACGTTTTCTCCTTCACTATAAATAATGGTTAAGAGTCAGAAGTAAAAAAATCATCATCACAAAAATCACAAGAATCAAAAAAATCACAGTTCCGACGTTTTCTCCTTCACTATAAATAATGGTTAAGAGTCAGAAGTAAAAAAAATCATCATCACAAAAATCACAAGAATCAAAAAAATCACAGTTCCGACGTTTTCTCCTTCACTATAAATAATGGTTAAGAGTCAGAAGTAAAAAAATCATCATCACAAAAATCACAAGAATCAAAAAAATCACAGTTCCGACGTTTTCTCCTTCACTATAAATAATGGTTAAGAGTCAGAAGTAAAAAATCATCATCACAAAAATCACAAGAATCAAAAAAATCACAGTTCCGACGTTTTCTCATTCACTATAAATAATGGTTAAGAGTTCAGAAGTAAAAAAAATCATCATCACAAAAATCACAAGAATCAAAAAAATCACAGTTCCGACGTTTTCTCATTCACTATAAATAATGGTTAAGAGTCAGAATTCAGAGGGAACAGGGAACGGGCAACAGGGAACAGGAAAAACTCATGTTTAAAAACATGAGATTGAAATAATGACACTGTTTTTTTTCGGGCTACGCATCTTAAAAAACATCTTCTTTTTGACTGAGCTTTAAACTCAGCAACTTTTGTTTCTTATCTGTTCCCTGTTCCCTGTTCCCTGTTCCCTTCTTTTGTAAAAAAATCATCATCACAAAAATCACAAGAATCAAAAAAATCACAGTTCCGACGTTTTCCACCAACAATCTTCAAGATTCCCAATCAAGTGTTGACGGGAAGCAGTGAATTGTTGAATCACACTCCAAAGTTGTATAGCTGCGGTGGGATTATTTATTTCTACTGTCAAAGGCTGATTAGTTTCACAGACACAGGGAATATCTAACTCTTGCAAGCGTAGATAAACCTGCCAACGATCTTCCCATTTTATATCAACAACGTGCCTTGTATTTGTTTCTGTACTAGAAGAATTCAAATGAATAGCCCTCACAATGCCATAAATTTGCAGTAAAACTAGAAACTTACAGCCTAAATTTACAACTTAGTCGAAGTTTAGCTTCTTTATTTAGAATACACTAACTGCCAAAGATTGTCATTAATTTTGAGAAAAAATCTCATTTTTATTTTATCAATAGGTATGCACACTTTGAGATTAAAGTCAATATAAATACTGAATATATACCTAAAAAGGCAGATATAGCAAAAAAACTGATACTTATGATTGCGAATAATCCAAAAGTTTTTAAGATTTAGTAGCCTTGCTTTTATTTGGAAAATGTTAATATGTAAACTGTAAGCAGTTAAAAATCATAACTGTTAAAAAAAGAGGAAAACCATGTCTGATACGCAAACTATATTACATAACTTTGGTCAGGTTTATGACAATCCCGTATTACTAGATCACAGTGTCACTGTGACCGTTGTTGAAGGATTTAATGTCGTATTGGCTAGTTTTCAGGCATTGTATTTACAATACCAAAAGCATCATTTTGTAGTTGAAGGAGCAGAATTCAGTTCACTACATGAATTTTTTAACACTAACTACAAAGAAGTACAAGATCACATCCATGAAATTGGCGAACGTTTAAATGGTTTGGGGGGAATACCAGCAGCAAGTTTCAGTAAATTAGCTGAATTATGCTGTTTTGAACCAGAAGTAGATGGCGTATTTTCTGCCCGGAAGATGGTAGAAAATGACCTAGTTGCCGAACAAGCATTAATTGGGATAATTCGCCGTCAAGCCTCACAAGCTGAGAGTTTAGGAGATAGAGGTACACGCTATTTGTACGAAAAAATCCTGCTAAAAACGGAAGAAAGAGCTTATCATTTAGCACATTTCTTAGCTAAAGATAGTTTAACTTTAGGTTTTGTGCAAAGGGCTGAAAATTAAACTTTCCATAATCTCAATTTAACCAAATTAAGATAGAGAAAAATTTTAGTAATTGAGACTTTCACAAAATGAACCCTTGTGGCAGAAATGGTAACTTACGCTTTTCTGCCATTTTCTATATCAGGCATTTAAAACTAATTATTTTTATATATCCAACAATAAATTAGTTGAGTTATTTTAATTCAGCAATTGCCAATATTTTATAATATCATTTCTAGAATAATTGAACGCAGATAAACACAAGATGAACACAGATAAGGAAAGATAAATTAATTATCTGTGCAGCTTTATTGCTATAATCCATAATGAATAAATAAACACTTAAATTTTCTTGTGTGCCTCTGCATGAGAAAAAAACGTAAAAACCAGCAACAAAAACCCCCGTTCCCATTATTTATTTCCCTTCCCGTGATCAAAACCCGGAAAACTTGCTAAGGAATGGGATGATTAGGGGTTAAAGACCTTTAAAATAGTCAAGATTTGTATTTTTGTAATTTAAGGTAAAAACTATGCCCCGTCGTCAAGACCTCAAAAAAATTCTCCTGTTAGGTTCAGGACCAATTGTGATTGGCCAAGCCTGCGAATTTGACTACTCTGGAACTCAAGCCTGTAAAGCCTTGCGAGAAGAAGGCTATGAGGTTGTGTTGGTGAACTCCAACCCGGCTACAATCATGACAGACCCGGAAACAGCAGACCGTACCTATATTGAACCGCTGACACCGGAAATAGTCGAAAAAGTTATTGCCAAAGAACGTCCAGATGCTTTATTGCCCACAATGGGGGGACAAACCGCTCTTAACTTGGCTGTAGCTTTGGCAAAAAATGGCGTTTTAGACAAATACAACGTTGAGTTAATTGGTGCGAAGTTACCCGCAATTGAAAAAGCCGAAGACAGAAAACTATTTAACGAAGCAATGGCTAAGATTGGGGTGGCTGTGTGTCCCAGTGGTACAGCCTCAACTTTAGACGAATCAAAAGCGATCGCTCTCCAAATCGGGACATATCCCTTAATTATCCGTCCAGCCTTTACAATGGGGGGGACTGGTGGTGGTATAGCCTATAATCAAGAAGAATTTGAAGAAATGGCACAAATAGGGATTGACGCTAGTCCCGTCTCCCAAATTCTCATTGACCAATCTTTGCTAGGTTGGAAAGAGTATGAACTAGAAGTTATGCGGGATTTAGCAGATAACGTTGTAATTATCTGTTCCATTGAAAATATAGACCCTATGGGGATTCATACCGGAGATTCTATCACCGTTGCTCCTGCCCAAACCCTAACCGATAAAGAATATCAACGGTTACGGGATATGTCCATTAAAATCATCCGGGAAATTGGCGTAGAAACCGGCGGTTCTAATATCCAGTTTGCAGTAAATCCCGTCAATGGTGATGTGGTCGTGATTGAAATGAATCCCCGTGTCTCCCGTAGTTCGGCTTTATCTTCTAAAGCTACAGGGTTTCCCATTGCCAAAATTGCGGCTAAGTTAGCTGTGGGTTACACTTTGGATGAACTGCAAAACGATATCACCAAGAAAACCCCCGCTTGCTTTGAACCAACAATTGATTATGTAGTTACTAAAATTCCTCGGTTTGCGTTTGAAAAATTCCCTGGTTCAGAAGCAATTCTCACTACGCAGATGAAGTCTGTAGGGGAAGCAATGGCGATTGGCCGGACATTTAATGAATCCTTTCAAAAAGCTTTGCGTTCTTTAGAAACAGGCCGGGCTGGTTGGGGTTGCGATAAAGCGGAAAAATTGCCTAGTGGGGAACAAATTCGCGCCCAGTTGCGGACACCCAACCCAGAACGCATTTTCTCTGTGCGTCATGCTATGCAGCTAGGAATGAGTAATGAGGAAATTTATGAACTGACGGCAATTGATCCTTGGTTTTTAGATAAATTAAAAGAACTGCTAGAAATAGAAAAATTTCTCAAACGCACTCCTTTGAAGCAGTTGACAAAGGAGCAAATGTATGAAGTGAAGCGGAATGGATTTAGCGATCGCCAAATAGCTTATGCTACTAAAACCAAAGAAGATGAAGTTCGCACATATCGCAAACAGCTAGAAGTTATCCCAGTTTACAAAACCGTTGATACCTGTGCGGCTGAATTTGAAGCTCTGACTCCATATTACTATTCCACTTACGAAGAAGAAACGGAAGTATTACCAACTGATAAGCCCAAGGTGATGATTTTGGGTGGTGGTCCTAACCGCATTGGCCAAGGAATTGAGTTTGATTATTGTTGTTGTCATGCTGCATACTCTTTACATGATGCAGGTTATGAAACAATAATGGTCAACTCTAACCCAGAAACTGTTTCTACAGATTACGATACCAGCGATCGCCTGTATTTTGAACCATTAACGAAAGAAGACATTCTCAATATCATCGAAGCCGAGAACCCTGTGGGGATAATTGTCCAATTCGGTGGACAAACACCATTAAAATTAGCCGTTCCCCTACAAGAGTATTTAGAAGAGTCTCAGAGTATCACCAAAATTTGGGGAACATCACCCGATTCTATAGATATGGCGGAAAATCGGGAACGGTTTGAAAAGATTCTCCAAAAATTAAATATAGCCCAACCACCAAACGGGATGGCTAGAAGTTACAAAGATGCTTTAATTGTGGCTAAACGGATTGGTTATCCAGTAGTAGTGCGTCCTAGCTATGTATTGGGAGGAAGAGCGATGGAAATCGTTTATTCTGATACTGAGTTAGAACGCTACATGACCTTTGCTGTCCAAGTAGAACCAGATCACCCGATTCTCATTGATAAGTTCTTAGAAAACGCCATTGAAGTGGATGTAGATGCGATCGCCGATCATACTGGTAATGTCGTCATTGGTGGCATCATGGAACACATTGAACAAGCGGGGATTCACTCCGGTGACTCAGCTTGTTCCTTACCTTCTATCTCCCTGTCTCCAGCGGTACTAAGCCAAATTCGCTTATGGACAGTTCAACTAGCACAAGCTCTGTCTGTAGTAGGATTAATGAATATTCAATTTGCCGTAGTTGGGGCAAATGGTTATTCTCCCCAAGTGTATATTTTGGAAGCTAACCCCAGAGCATCACGGACTGTTCCCTTTGTATCTAAAGCCACAGGTGTACAATTAGCCAAACTGGCATCTTTAGTTATGTCGGGTAAAACCTTAGAGGAAGTGAAATTTACCAAAGAAGTAATTCCCTCTCATATTGCTGTCAAAGAAGCCGTTTTACCATTTAGTAAATTCCCCGGTACAGATACTATCTTGGGTCCAGAAATGCGCTCAACTGGGGAAGTTATGGGTATTGACAGCGATTTTGGTCGCGCTTTTGCTAAAGCGGAATTAGGTGCAGGGGAAAAAATACCCCTTCAGGGGACTGTATTTGTTTCCATGAGTGACAGAGATAAACCTCTGGCGGCAGATGTCGTTAAGGAGTTTATTAAGTTAGGCTTTACAATTATGGCTACCCAAGGGACTCGTAAAGTTCTTCAGGAA
The window above is part of the Dolichospermum sp. DET69 genome. Proteins encoded here:
- a CDS encoding anti-sigma factor antagonist (This anti-anti-sigma factor, or anti-sigma factor antagonist, belongs to a family that includes characterized members SpoIIAA, RsbV, RsfA, and RsfB.) encodes the protein MATKVQSFMSSQTIPVDFPVTYSEDVVILQVPVRLTVLEAVSFKQTCQNLIQADSPPKQILIDFQNTTFMDSSGLGSLVSNFKNSRELGIKVTLRHVTPQVMAVLNLTGLDQVFPIESLHNLTLIATDNFTDSGKNNSRKGDPLPQTHNSVASWMKRAIDIVGALVGLVITFILFIPIAITIQIDNPGPIFFKQTRCGWMGKRFAIWKFRSMCVDAEARKSQIKNQVEGAFFKNDNDPRITKVGKFLRRTSLDELPQFWNVLKGEMSLVGTRPPTPDEVERYEVPEWQRFDVKPGMTGEWQVNGRSTVRSFEDVIRLDLQYQQNWTLVYDLKLIFKTITILFNKNSGAV
- the rsfS gene encoding ribosome silencing factor; the protein is MTKSFQRNFPLTKSPVTRLKPDTEETSENLALTVAEAALDRKAVEIILLNVAEISSLSDYFVMMTGYSKVQVRAIADAIEGQVEIEWQRRPLRTEGKADGTWVLQDYGDVIVHIMMPREREFYNLEAFWGHAERISLPNSDDTEG
- a CDS encoding CGLD27 family protein, with amino-acid sequence MMRSSLENCPVPTEQQPLNEYEELKNAWLFRDSTLSWGNYTKKIFWIWAWSWLIAGPVAAASFPPQKQIFNFLICGSGAASVSVVLVLVRLYLGWFYVRDRLYNPTVFYEESGWYDGQTWTKPQEVISRDRLIVTYEIKPIFQRLQITFAALALMYLMGTIVWHFL
- a CDS encoding asparaginase, with product MTMGKRTQAAALEVRLLREGIIESRHIVQAVVSDDRGRVLSVAGSAETAAFVRSALKPFQALAVTSTGTLERYGLSDRDLAIITSSHKASMEQVRQVFNILWRADIDINSLQCPIPQGKRSPLEYNCSGKHAGMLAVCQQRHWPLTNYLDRKHPLQQLIITKVAELLRMPAEEFLTAHDDCGAPTYLMQLSQMASLYAILASSNNVDMERIVRAMNHHPTMVAGDGEFDTELMRLTPSELVSKSGAEGVQCIGRLGEGMGLAIKVMDGSKRAKYAVAIHVLQQMGWITPSIAQSLSEKFMNLGKYKRLEVIGELSLL
- a CDS encoding winged helix-turn-helix transcriptional regulator, producing MPVASHILIAGGFHALSDPIRISVIELLRQRELCVCDLCDALEISQSKLSFHLKTLKEANLVTARQEGRWIYYSLNTSQFQILEKYLAEFRLNSLPLSPRSYCD
- a CDS encoding DUF2358 domain-containing protein, which encodes MDIIEIIKSDYQRFPLNQTYSIYANDVYFQDAVFKFRGIELYKWMIKFIQTVFLNLKLDLHQIQSQEEIIKTEWTMSWNSPLPWKPRISVSGWSELRLNAEGLIVSHIDYWHCSRLDVIKQHFFSGKKPS
- a CDS encoding ArsA family ATPase; its protein translation is MRVILMTGKGGVGKTSVAAATGLRCAELGYRTLVLSTDPAHSLADSFDVELGHDARLVRPNLWGAELDALQELEGNWGAVKRYITQVLQARGLDGIQAEELAILPGMDEIFGLVRMKRHYDEGEYDVLIIDSAPTGTALRLLSLPEVGGWYMRRFYKPLQNISVALRPLVEPFFKPIVGFSLPDKEVMDAPYEFYEQIEALEKVLTDNTQTSVRLVTNPEKMVIKESLRAHAYLSLYNVATDLVIANRIIPPEVTDPFFQRWKENQEEYRQQIHDNFLPLPVKEVPLYSEELCGLPALERLKETLYKDEDPAQVYYKETTLRVVQDNNQYSLELYLPNIPKSQVQLNKTGDELNITIGNHRRNLVLPQALAALQPTGAKMEDDYLKIRFA
- a CDS encoding (2Fe-2S) ferredoxin domain-containing protein → MSISTNAAVTEFCFEGRFLDFVIKDGYKLKGLLLGTSEGECYIKLAKHLRSAFDLRLPKGTWLQVVGTKQYNAKKDQVTLVAERVMAASADMGKVAPQNPATTKLAKTQTILVCQKSDCMKRGGKALCQALESELRNSSLENSVTIKGTGCMKNCKSGPNLVMPDKTRYSKIQAEQVPALIDKHFSSDNDNLDRCTIELQTLYK
- a CDS encoding DNA starvation/stationary phase protection protein — translated: MSDTQTILHNFGQVYDNPVLLDHSVTVTVVEGFNVVLASFQALYLQYQKHHFVVEGAEFSSLHEFFNTNYKEVQDHIHEIGERLNGLGGIPAASFSKLAELCCFEPEVDGVFSARKMVENDLVAEQALIGIIRRQASQAESLGDRGTRYLYEKILLKTEERAYHLAHFLAKDSLTLGFVQRAEN